From a single Sediminibacterium sp. KACHI17 genomic region:
- a CDS encoding SDR family oxidoreductase — protein MKIVITGASKGIGKAIAACFAQDGHHLLLCSRGEKSLYDCVQELQTRFPNANIQARPTDMSVKSEVQAFATWCLQQGTPDIIVNNAGNFIPGSVHNEPEGALEEMLQANLFSAYHLTRALLPAMMEAKSGHIFNICSIASLHAYTNGGSYSISKFALAGFSRNLREEMKPHGIKVTAVYPGAAMTASWDGFNIDPKRIMEAADIAKMVYAAAHLSPMAVPEDIILRPQLGDL, from the coding sequence ATGAAAATTGTTATTACAGGGGCCTCTAAAGGTATCGGAAAAGCAATTGCTGCTTGCTTTGCACAAGATGGTCATCATCTTTTGCTTTGCAGTAGAGGTGAGAAATCTTTGTATGACTGTGTTCAGGAACTACAGACCCGTTTTCCCAATGCCAATATACAAGCTAGACCAACTGATATGTCTGTAAAGTCAGAGGTACAGGCATTTGCAACATGGTGTTTACAACAAGGAACCCCTGATATTATCGTCAACAATGCAGGTAATTTTATTCCCGGTAGTGTACACAATGAACCGGAAGGTGCTTTAGAGGAGATGTTACAAGCAAATCTCTTCAGCGCTTATCACCTCACCCGCGCTTTATTACCGGCGATGATGGAAGCCAAGTCCGGACATATCTTCAACATCTGTTCCATTGCCTCCTTACATGCTTATACTAATGGAGGCAGCTATAGCATCAGCAAATTTGCATTGGCAGGATTTAGTCGCAACCTCAGAGAAGAAATGAAACCACACGGCATCAAAGTAACTGCTGTATATCCCGGTGCTGCCATGACAGCCAGCTGGGATGGATTCAACATCGATCCCAAACGCATCATGGAAGCTGCTGATATTGCCAAAATGGTTTATGCAGCAGCCCACCTCTCTCCCATGGCCGTACCAGAAGACATTATTTTACGCCCGCAGTTGGGGGATTTGTAG